The Deefgea tanakiae DNA segment CGATCAGCCAATTTTTGATGCCGCCAACTTGGTCGATTGAATTCATGCAAAAACTCAGCTCAGCGCAATTTACTCAGCTGTGTTTGGCCTATTACGAAATCAAGGGCATTCCCCACACCACCCATCAATTAGGCTCATCGACTGGACTGAATATTTTGATCTGGCAGAACAGCATCGTTAGCAAAGTGATTCATTGTAGCAACGATCAAATCGTTGAAATGAATGCGGTACGCCAATTTTTAGGTGTGATGGTGCATGAACGCGCTCATGCTGGTGTGTATATTCATCGCGGGGAATTTGGAGATGAGGTGCGTAACTTTGCAGCAAGCCATAATATCCAACTGCGCAATGAATACGCTTTGCTCGCAAAGATTGAAAAGCTATCTGATCGACGCAAGCAACAGCTACTAAAAACGATAAAAAACTAGATGTATTGAGCTGTAGGCATTGCTAGATAATGACTACAGCCCAATACATAACATTAAAGATTGACTTCAATATTATCAATCAAACGCGTAGTTCCCAAACGAGCCGCAATCAAAATCACCAAATGCTGATCGGTGCTGGCTGCAGGTTTAAGCGTTTCGGCATTGCGAGTATCAACGTAATCAATATCGTGCCACCCGCGAACGCGCAAATCAGTAACGGTTTGAATAGCGAGTTTTGAGTAGTCCTTTTCGCCCGCTTCAATCGCCGCTTTCATGCGCGCCAAATGATAGTGCAAGCGCGGTGCTTCGGCGCGCTGATCTTCCGTTAAAAAGGCATTGCGCGATGACAAAGCCAAACCATCTTCTGCGCGGCCAGTATCCACCGGCAAGATTTGAATTTTCATATTCAAATCTTTGACCATGCTCTGAATCACAAACAACTGCTGGAAATCCTTGCGGCCAAAGCAGGCGATATCAGCTTCAACGATATTGAATAATTTGGTCACCACGGTGGCCACACCACGGAAATGCCCAGGGCGGAACGCGCCACAGAGCTCTTCGGCGATTGCCGGTGGCGTCACTTGATATTGCTGAATCACATTCGGATAAAGTTCACGTTCATCCGGCGCGAAAATGACATCCACCCCGCCTTGTTCAGCAATCAGCGCAGCATCATTTTCTAGCGTACGCGGATAGCGATCAAAATCCTCGCCTTGACCGAACTGCAAGCGATTCACAAAAATACTAACGACTGTATGTTCCGCTGCAGCTTTTGCAGCATGGATTAGCGACATATGCCCAGCATGCAAGCTACCCATCGTCGGCACAAAAGCCACCGTGCCCACTGTTTTGCGCCAAGCGCGAAGTTCTGCAATTGTATGGATGATTTTCATGGAGTGTGTGAGGTGTTAGG contains these protein-coding regions:
- a CDS encoding restriction endonuclease; the encoded protein is MALLLFVYFLIPIYLGDDIYLSILIPYFQWIILGTIGLTTLFGVRLCCAKAASKAYSSNEVTLSTIPSDGRKKFSITAISQFLMPPTWSIEFMQKLSSAQFTQLCLAYYEIKGIPHTTHQLGSSTGLNILIWQNSIVSKVIHCSNDQIVEMNAVRQFLGVMVHERAHAGVYIHRGEFGDEVRNFAASHNIQLRNEYALLAKIEKLSDRRKQQLLKTIKN
- the panC gene encoding pantoate--beta-alanine ligase: MKIIHTIAELRAWRKTVGTVAFVPTMGSLHAGHMSLIHAAKAAAEHTVVSIFVNRLQFGQGEDFDRYPRTLENDAALIAEQGGVDVIFAPDERELYPNVIQQYQVTPPAIAEELCGAFRPGHFRGVATVVTKLFNIVEADIACFGRKDFQQLFVIQSMVKDLNMKIQILPVDTGRAEDGLALSSRNAFLTEDQRAEAPRLHYHLARMKAAIEAGEKDYSKLAIQTVTDLRVRGWHDIDYVDTRNAETLKPAASTDQHLVILIAARLGTTRLIDNIEVNL